The window AGTTATAAATTTCTCATAATTACCGGAAGTAGCAATTGACTTGTTGGTAATATTAAGTGTGGAAAAATAGGTTTGCTTCAGATTAGGATTAGCTATTCCTACTGTCCAGGGAGAGCCATCTTCTTGATATCCCCAGGCATTTAAATCACCTGACGCACTAATAATCCCATTATTAACCCCGGCTTCAAGCATTACACGCTTGGCACAATCAGCTGCATATCCTTTACCAATGCCTCCAAAACCAATACGCATGCCTTTGTTTTTAAGGAAAATTGTTTTTGCATCATTATTGAGCAAAATATTCCTATAATCGATAAGATGTACCGCCTTCTTGGCTTCTTGCGGACTTGGTAATTTAGTCATAGATTGATTAAAATTCCAAAAGTCTTTATCAAGAGAACCATAAGATAGATCAAAGTATCCCTGAGTAAGTATTGATATCTTTTGTGCTCTATATACTAAATTAAAGAACTCTTCAGGCACCTTTACCGGTTTTATTCCGGCATTTCTGTTTACCTCATTCGTAATACTGTCATCACTATAGGTAGTAAATAACTTTTCTATGCGTTTTATTTCATCTATACCATAAGCTATCTGCTCATTTCCTAGCTTTTCGTTTGTACTTAATGCGAGGAACTCAAACAGGTTACCCATTAGCTTGGTTTGTACCTTAACAAGAATCATTTTCTGCTTATTTTATATAGCAATTAATATCTTTTATGTAATCAGTTACAGCATTTTTTTTGTCGTATCCATTCCAGGTCTTTAGGGTATTTCCATTTGCATCAGCCAATACCAAAAAAGGAAAATTTCCCTCAGGATTATATTTTTCAGCCAGTTTATCATTAAGGGCTTGTTGCTCTTTGGGTAATTGATTCTTTTTCTGGCGAGGGAAATCTGCAATAACTAATACTAACTTCTCATCGGCAAATGCTTTAAATTCAGGAGCATCGAAGACTGCTTTCTTGAATAAAATACATGGACCACACCAATCTGATCCTGAAAACTTTATTAAGATCATTTTGTTTTCCTTTTTTGCCAATGCCTGAGCTTCATTGATGTTATATACTTGTGCCTTAGCATATGTAGCCACAAGTATTATTCCGAGTATATGAGCCAACTTTTTAACCATAACTTGAATATTATTTATGTATGTGAATTGGAGAAAATAAGAAATAATAGACTGGAAGTTATTTTACTTAGTAAGTATTTTCCGTCGGACACAAATCTATGTTATTTTCAGATAGGTTGCAACTGATATCATGTTAAAAGAAACTTTTTATCTAAAAATAATTGAGAAGATGGTTATATATTTCAAATTCAACAATGCCTAATTGTTTGCCGGACTTATCTTGCTCCTTAATCTCTTTTTTGCCTGAAACCTCTACAAGATTAAATCCATCCTGTTCTTTATTCTCTCCAATTAGTTCTATTTTAACTGATTGTCCGTAGGTAGGCTTTATTGGAATAGTGATATATCCAAGACTTTTTTCTGTATCACCTTTGAATACCTCCTGTCCATCAACTGTAATGCGAATAGGATAGCTCTTGTTTCTCCAGCTATTCATTTTGAATGTCAGTTCGGAAATAGTATCATTACGTTCCAATTGATAGGTTATCCAGTTCTTTCCCTGTTCACCATTACTGATCCATTCCGATTCTTCATTATCATCAAAGCTAAGAAATGCTTTCTCTTCATTGCTTCCAGCTGTAGTTTTCAGAATGTGAATAGGTGTTCTGCTTACAGTATATGAAGGAGAGGAAGGTGTTTCTCCTCTGTCAAGGTAAGAGGGTAGGTGTTCTGCCTGGAAATATTTGGAGAGACCGTTTTTCTGTTTTATCGTTTTAGAAATTAAAGAAACAGATGCTGCTTGCAATCCTTCAGATGAGGCTGTTATGTTTATCTTTCCTGCATTCGTAAAGGTGCGGATTAAAATACGGTTTACTCCACATTCCACCGGAAGTTCTTTTGCCAGAATATAATTATCTTTTCCTTGTGCAATACCTCCACGCCATTCGGCCGGCCCGTCTAAACTGAAAGAGACAAGGTTATTTGCTGTAGGACATCTGTTTCCCTCTTTATCCACAACTTCAAATTCAATCAAAGCCATGTCGGAGCCATTAGCAATTAATCCGTCTGGATTCTCGTAGCTTTTTATGTGGATGGCATAAGGAACACCGGCTGTGTGAAGTTCATCACGACTGATTTCTTTTCCGTCTTTGTTGTAAGAAACAGCAACTAAATTTCCCTTTTCCCATTGTACATTCTTGAACGTAAATAAGAACTGGTAGCTTTGCTCGCCATATCCCAGAGATTTCCCATTGAGAATCAGTTCAACTTTGTTTCCTGTTGAGGCTACATAAATGTCTTTCTTTACTTGTGGAGCATAATTCCAGTGACCAATGATATGAGTGTGTGACTTTTCAATGTCAACCCATCCGTCCCACATTACCTGATGAACAAAGAAACCGTCTTTTGGTAATCTCATGGCATCAACCTCACCGCTTCTTCTATAATTCTCTTCTCCGCGGAAATGTGTATTGGAATCAGAAAAGACAATGTTTACTCCCCCCGAACTGACACGTTCACCAGTTCCCGGACGTTCACGGTAATAATCATACCAACGGATAATATCCTCAATGGCATGAGAATCCTGATTGCGGTTATAATCGAATGCATCTTGCCCTTTATATAAAGGACCTGCTCCATTCTTATGATAAGGAGGAGTAAATTCATCCCAGTATTTACGTAACCCTTCATCCCGCGAGTATTCCATTGCCCACATTGGATGGTGTGCACTTTTGTTTATATAAAGCATTTCACCTCCATATTCGGCAGTTTTACTATCCAGCATTTCGCGTGAACCAATAGCCCTTCCACCGTATGGGTCGTACATATCTCTGATCGCTTTCATCTCTTTCATGTGATCTTCGGAAATCCCTTTGTTGCCGGACTCATAAAATAATATGCTGGGATTGTTGCGATTGTAAATAATGGCATCTCTCATTACCTCTTTTCGTTGTTCCCATCTTCTGCCCGTGATGTCTTTTTCTGAATCTCCGGCAGGCATGGCTTGTATTAGTCCCACTCTGTCACATGATTCAACATCTTGTTTCCAGGGAGTGATATGCATCCATCTAACCAGATTAGCATTACTTTTTACCATCAGTGAATTACTGAAGTCGCTTAACCAAGCTGGTACGGACATGCCTACTGAAGGCCATTCATTGCTGGTTCTTTGTGCATAACCTTTCATCTGAAGAACACGGTCGTTCAGATAAACCATTCCCTTCTCGAATTTTGTTTTGCGAAAGCCTGTTCGTGTCTTTACTACGTCTACAACTTTTCCATCTATTCGCAGAACGGTATATACATTATATAGATAGCCATACCCCCAACTCCAGAAGTGAAGCCCGCTAACTTTGCCATTGGCTTTAATCAAAGTTTTTTCTCCTGCTGGTAATATTTTCTTTTCTCCTTTAATTTCTTTTATAATTTTGCCGTTAATATCCTCAATAATTGCTTCGAATGATATTTCCTGAGTTTTTCCAGTTTCATTTTTTATTTCAGACTCAGCACAGATTAAGGCTGATTGTTCTTTTACGTCAATGTCCCTGGCATAAATGTATGTCCCGGTTGTTTGTAAATTACTATAGAGTGGGAGAGTTTGATATATTTTCGGAGTTATGTGAAGCACAACATTTTTAGGTATGCCTCCATAATTGGCATTAAAGTTCTTATCGTTCCATTGAAAATTACTGCCGGTCTTTTTCTCTTTATAGTTCCAGGAGTTATCTATTCTTACGGCAATAATATTTTCTTTCTTTCCAAAGTTTACCAGATCTGAGATATCAAATCCACAAGCCATAATTCCATTCTCATGAATGCCAATGGCCTTGCCATTCAGATAGAACTCTCCTCCTTGGCGAATGCCTTCAAACTCAATGAAGACTTTCTTTCCTTTAGCTGAATGAGGCAATTTAAAATGCTTTCGGTACCATACAATTCCTGTAGTAAGTTTATCGATTGCAACCTTAAACGCATCGTCTTCATTGAATGCATGAGGTAAAGCTATCTTTTTCCATGAAGAATCATCAAATTTTTCTTGTTCCGCTCCAATGGAGTCACCTGCATAAAGCAGCCATCCTGGATTGAAGTTATATCTGGCTCTTGTATTTTCGTTGAATATTTGCTTATTTGCAAAACTTTGTGTTGGCAATAAAAGCACGATCAGAAAGTATAGAAAAATATGTTTCATCGGTTTAAGGATTAATTTTTTAATGAAACAAAGATATAGATGATTATAATAGCAGGTTTGTAAAAGAATTCTTTTACATGTCTTATTGTACATCGATATGTAAAGATGAGAAAAGAGAAGCTGGTGAAAGGGCTCAACTTCTCTTTTCTTATTCGTATTTTTGTCACAGAAACCTGTAACGGTTATTTAGGACTAGTTAAGATCTTCAGACTAAGATCCTTATTTCTTCTTTATTTATTATTTATTCAAAGCTTCTTAGTAGAGCTATTTCTTCTTTCCAAAGAGTTTCGTCGGGCGTTTCAAGAATAATAGGCATGTTCTCAAAGCGAGGATCTTTCATTAACTGTTGAAAGAACTCTAACCCGATAAATCCTTTTCCTATATTGTCATGACGGTCAACCCGTGTGCCGAGTGCTTTCTTGGAATCGTTAAGATGGATGGCGCGCAAATAACTAAAGCCAACGGCTTCATCAAAATCTCTGAAAACTTTCTCATAGTTTTCTTTATCCAGAAAATCATAACCGGCAGTAAAAGTATGGCAAGTATCGATGCAGATTCCCACACGTTCTTTGTCTTCCACACGATCAATAATATAATTCAACTGCCAGAACTCATTACCCATATTTGTTCCTTGTCCGGCAGTATTTTCAATAACCGCGGTCACTCCTTTGGTCTTATCTAAAACAATATTGATAGATTCGGCAATTCTGCTGAGACATTCTTCCGGAGTAATTTTACTCAGGTGACTTCCCGGGTGGAAGTTTAGTAGTTTTAATCCAAGTTGTTCGCAACGTTGCATTTCATCGAGGAAAGCTGCACGGCTTTTTTGTAATCCTTCCTCTTCCGGATGCCCAAGGTTAATAAGGTAACTGTCGTGCGGAAGGATATAATCAGTTTTTAGATCATATTTCTCACAATTCTCCTTAAACAGTTTTATACTTTCGGAAGTAAGCGGCTTGGATACCCACTGACGTTGATTTTTCGTAAAAAGAGCAAAAGCATTTGCTCCAATCTCATATGCATTAACCGGGGCAAACTCCACTCCGCCCGATGCACTTACATGTGCTCCTATATATTTCATTTTATATTATTTTGTTTTATTCAATTCAATAATTCTACGGTTTTCATTTTAAATGATGCTGACGCTTATAGACCAATTGCAGCAAAGCAAAGAATCAAGTCGATAATCAATAACGTTCCGAAGTGCAGATTTGTTGTATTGGCGATGCTGTTTACGGCAAAGAGTTGTTTATACTTAATAAAAGAAATAATAAAGCATAATAACCAAATGCGAGCAATAAAACGATTCCCTTTTTAAGGGTGGTTTATTGCTCGCAAAGTTAATTATTAGAGTTTAAGTGAGTTAAGCAAGACTTCCAATCTTTTCAAGATTTTCAGCAATTATTTCATCACTTAGTGAGTAATTAACCAGATCTCCTGAAAGATATTTGTCATAAGCTGTCATATCTATCAGCCCGTGACCGGAAAGATTAAAGAGGATAACTTTTTCTTCACCGGTTTCCTTGCATTTGTTGGCTTCCAGTATGGTTGCCGCAATAGCGTGACAGGATTCCGGAGCCGGAATAATTCCTTCTGTTTGTGCGAATAAGCAACCGGCTTTGAATGTATCGAGCTGTTGCAAATCAACAGCTTCCATTAATCCGTCTTTAATCAGTTGAGAAACAATTGTTCCAGCACCATGATAGCGAAGACCACCTGCATGGATATTTGCCGGAGTAAAGTCATGTCCCAGAGTGAACATAGGCAATAGGGGAGTATATCCTGCTTCATCGCCAAAATCATACTGGAATTTACCTCTTGTCAGTTTTGGACAAGATGCTGGTTCAGCTGCAATAAATCTTGTTTTCTTTCCTTCAAGAATATTGTGACGCATGAAAGGGAATGCAATACCGCCGAAATTGGATCCACCTCCAAAACAAGCAATAACTATGTCTGGATATTCGCCAGCCATCTGCATTTGTTTTTCAGCTTCCAGACCAATTACTGTTTGATGAAGTGATACTTGGTTTAATACTGAACCAAGCACATATTTACAGTTGGGAGTCGTTGTAGCTAATTCTATTGCCTCAGAGATTGCAGTACCAAGTGAACCTGGATGGTTAGGAAACTTAGTCAGAATGTCTTTTCCGGCACGGGTAGACATTGAAGGCGAAGCTGTAACTTGTGCTCCGAAAGTCTGCATAATTGAGCGGCGGTAAGGTTTTTGCTCGTAGCTAACCTTTACCATATAAACAGCAAGTTCCAGTCCGAAAGCTTTTGCAGCATAAGAAAGAGCTGCTCCCCATTGTCCGGCACCGGTTTCAGTGGTTATATTTGTAACGCCTTCTTTCTTGCAATAATATGCCTGAGCAAGTGCAGAGTTTAACTTATGGGAACCAACCGGGCTGACACTTTCGTTCTTGAAATAGATATGAGCTGGTGTACCCAATGCTTTTTCCAGACCGTAAGCACGTACTAGTGGGGTGCTACGGTAATTCTTATAAAGTTCGCGTACTTCTTCGGGTATTTCAATCCATGCATCTGTCTGATTTAGTTCTTGTCTTGACAGTTCCTCAGCAAAGATAGGGTATAGATCTTCTGCCTTAAGTGGTTGTTTTGTTCCAGGATGAAGAAGCGGTAGTGGCTTGTTAACCATGTCAGCCTGAATATTGTACCAGTAATGTGGAATCTCTTCTTCCGGGAGTATGAATCTCTTGGTTTTATTACTCATAATGTGTTCTTTAATTAGTTTGATGCTTACAAAATTATATATTATTTTTAAATATGGCGAATAAATGTTGGGCTTTTTGCATTTTTATTTAAGTTTGAATATATAGGGAATAACTTAAGAATGAAACTAGATTAAGAATCAGCTATGCGAAGAGCAATATAATTTAGCTTTATGCTCTTTTTTATGAGTAGCATCAGAGGACATGATGTGCTGATTATAGAAAATGTATAGATTATCATTCAAAGTGGAAAAAATTTCTTTTAATGCAATTAAACCTTGTACTTGTTTTTGTGTCTTTATTTAAGATAGAACAAATGCAGACTTGTGTTTTTCATACATAAATAAAAGGTTAGTTTAATTTTAGTTTTTACTAAAGGTCGGATGATGTGAATTACCCGGCCTTTTATTTGTATAATTCCAGTGCTTTTTGTTTCTTTGTAAATTGTAAAAGAATAAACAAATGAAACGAATAATCCCTTATCTCCTTTTGCCGATCTTTTTACTAGGTATGTCGGCTTGTCATAACAAAAATAATAAGCAAGAAAAAAAAGAGACGTTGGCTGCAGATAGTGTTGATTCTGCAGGAATACGGCAAATGCAGGAATCAAAAAATGAACAAAAAATTGTGATGAAAGGAAAATCTTATCACATAGCTATTCATCGGGTTGCGAGTGACTCTCTTCAGCGTATTAAGACTGAAGCTGGTGAATGGTTCATGGATAATAAAATATCTCTTCGGATAACTCTTGATAATAGAACTAAAATATTTAGTAAAACCTTTACTAAAAAGAGTTTTTCTTCTGTTGTACCTGAAGATTTTCTATCACATTCTATTTTGGAAGGCTTGGTTTTTGATAAAGTAACTGCCAGTGGATTAAACTTTGCAGCAAGTGTTTGTTATCCTCAAACTGATCTCTATTTCCCCATCAGAATTACTATTGCATCAGACGGTTCCATGAGTATGGCAAAAGAAGAACTGATGGAAGAGGCTTATTCTGAAGATAAAAATTAGAAAATGATATTTTAAGATAAGTCTGTTTTGTCTGGGAATTGCAAATTTTATTCTTCTAGTTCCTTTTTGTTAATGGAATTTTTGCTCATACATCTTCTGGATATTATAATAATGCTGAAAGAATAAGGCTTCTTTGAAAACGAAGTTTCTTATGATTATTAAAGATTATGTTCTGAGGACGTACGGTAATCTATGGACTGATTTCAATCGACAGATTGGCTTTTGTTTTTGTTTATCCAAGTGAGGGAATTCAAACGTTTTGCACAGAGAACTGTTGTTTGTATTTATAGCTCATACGGAATTTTAATTACTTCACAAAAAGTGGCTGGCAAGAAGATGATATAAGTTTCTGCTCGCGGCGTTTATATTGTTAAAGTAATAAGTAACAAGCGTGTTTTGACAGTTAAAGTAGAAAAATAAATATTCAGTCACATTAGAATATATATTGTTGTAGAAATTTCTATGTGAATTATATTATATTTTTTTTAATTATAACTAAACCTTTTTTTTACTAAAGTGTTAAATAGTTATTAGTAGGAGAAAGTGACAATCTGAATAATAATATATTGTTAAAATGATGTAAAAAATCAGATGTAATTGCTATCTTTGCACCTATATTAATTTCTGAAAAATTAGAATACTAAATCATGACGCGAAAAAATCACATTATTCTTTTATTGCTGGCTGTAATTGGTTTATCTGCATGTTCTTCTTATAAGAATGTTCCTTATTTGAAAGAGTCGGAAAAATTCACTACAGAAGATTATGCAAAAAGCGCTGTTTTATATGATGCGAGAATTATGCCTAAGGATTTGCTTACAATTACTGTTAGTACAATCACAAATCCAGAAGATGCATACCCATTCAATCTAACAGTGCCTTCTCCTATTTCTGCAGCTAAGAATTTAACGACACAACCTGCTATGCAGACTTATTTGGTTGATAATGAAGGTAAAGTTAACTTCCCAGTATTAGGATTAATCAAATTTGGTGGATTAACAAAAACGGAAGCAGAGGAATTGCTTAAGAATAAACTAAAACAGTATTTAAAAGAAGATCCAATTGTAACGGTTCGGTTAATTAATTATAAGATTTCGGTTTTGGGTGAAGTTGCCCGACCTAGTACTTATACTGTTGAAAATGAAAAAATTAATATATTTGAAGCATTGTCACTTGCAGGAGATCTTACTGTTTACGGTATAAGAGAGAATGTGAAAATAATCAGGGAAAAAGAAAATGGTCAGAAGCAAATTGTTGTGTTAAACCTGAATGATAAGAATATTATTTTTTCTCCTTATTTCTATTTACAGCAGAATGATGTAGTTTATGTTCAACCCAATAAAGCAAAAGCACAGGGATCAGATATTGGTTCGATGACGAGTATTCTAATATCTACTACTTCAATACTTGTTTCATTAGCAGGTTTAATGGTAACCATTCTTAAGTAAGAGACTTTATAAAAAACAAACACTAAGTTTATAAATAACAAATCGTATGTCTGAAGAAATTAATAAGATTGGTACAGATAACCAGTCAGAGGAAATCAATATTCAAGAACTTCTATTCAAATACCTTTCCTATTGGAAATGGTTCTTGGTATCAATTATCGTTTGCTTAGCAATAGCTTTTGTTTATTTGAAGTACACTACTCCAGTCTATAATGTTTCTGCTGCTATTATTATCAAAGATGATAAAAAGGGTGGAAATGGAACTAGTGAGCTTTCTGTATTCGAAGGAATGGGACTGCTGGGTGGTGAAAATAATGTTGATAACGAAATAGAGGTTCTAAAATCAAAATCAACTATTAAATCAGTTGTGAACGCTTTAGGGTTACACACTTCTTATACTGTGAAAGGGCGCATTTCTTCTTCTGAGCTTTATTTAAATAGCCCTATAGAAATAAAAATGGATCCTGCTGCACTTGATACTTTGCCTGGTAGTATTGCTTTGAATACGACTATAAATGCTGATAGAAGCATGAAAATAGATGGTTTGGTTAATGGTGAAGTTGTTAATACAACATTGCATAATCTTCCAGCTTTGCTTAGAACATCAGTGGGGGATTTAACTGTTTCATACCGTCCGAATACACCGATTTTGAATAGTGAGATTGGAGTACACATTAATAGACCTATTAATGTAGCTAAAGGTTACTTAGGAAGACTTTCTGTTGCTCCTACTTCTAAAACAACATCAGTGGTGAATATTTCTCTATCTGAAACTAATCGTAAACGTGGTGAGGATTTCCTTAGGAAGCTGGTCGAAGTATATAACCTCGATGCAATGGAAGATAAAAATAAAGTTGCCTTGAATACTAAACTCTTTATTGATGATCGTATTGCTGTTATTGATAAAGAACTTGGCTCAGCAGAGAAGACTGTAGAAAATTATAAGCGTAGTCAGAAAATGACAAACTTAGAAACGGATGCTGATTTGACCCTGCAAAATAGTAACGAATATGAAAAGAAATTAGTTGAAGCAGAAACGCAGCTTAATTTAGTAAACTATTTGCAGAAACATGTCAGCAACAAGGCTAATAAATATTCTTTAGTTCCAAGTAATGTGGGGATTGAGGATCCAACTTTAGTTGCTACTATTAGTGAATATAATAAAACAGTGCTGGAACGTGAGCGCTTGTTGCGCACAGCATCAGAAAACAACCCTTCAGTTGTTGCAATTAGCGGAAAAATTGATGCGTTGCGTGGAAGTATCAATTCTGCAATTTCCAGTGTACACAAAGGATTGCTTATTACCAGGAATGATATTAACCATCAAGCCCGAATGTATAATGGTCAAATACAGAAAGGTCCTACTCAGGAACGTGAATTTACTGAGATTTCTCGTCAGCAACAAATTAAGGCTAACTTATTTGAAATGTTGCTTCAAAAGCGTGAAGAAAATTCTCTTTCTTTAGCAGCTAGTGCTAATAGCGCTAAGATAATAGATGAGCCCTTAGCTTCAGATGCTCCTGTCTCTCCAAAAAGTTCTATCATTTATCTGGTAGCATTTATTCTTGGAATTGTTATTCCAGTAGTGATTGTTTATATTAGTGAACTGTTCCAATATAAGATCCGTTCACGGGCAGATATTGATAAGATTAGCAGACTTCCATTTTTGGCTGAAATTCCTAATCATGGAGAAGAGTCCAATATCGTAGTAAAGGAAAATGATAATTCTTCAATAGCAGAATCATTCCGTGCCTTACGAACTAATCTCTTATTTATGTTGGGGGCAGATAAAAAAGTCATTCTGTTTACTTCAACTCAGCCTGGAGAAGGAAAAACGTTTGCCAGTTTGAATACAGCTATTAGTTTGGCCCTTTTAAATAAAAAGGTACTAATTATAGGATTGGATATTAGAAAACCTCGTATGGCTGAATATCTTAACCTGAATGTTAAGAATGGTATTACTAATTATTTATCAGGCTTTGAGAAAGATCTGGATAGCTTGATCGTTCCTTCAGGAGTTCATCCTAATCTTTATGCTTTGCCTGCAGGACCTGTTCCACCAAATCCATCGGAACAGTTGGTTAAAGATACCTTGGATAAAGCTTTTGAACAGTTTCGGGAACAATTTGATTTTATTATTGTTGATTCAGCTCCTACAGGTTTGGTTTCGGATACATTAATTCTTAACCGTGTGGTTGATGCTACTGCATATGTTTGTCGTGTTAACAGTACAAGCAAAGTGGCTCTTAAGTTTGCTAATGAGATTATGGATAATAACAAACTGACAAATATGTCTCTTTTGGTTAATGGAGTTGATGCTGGTCGTAGAGGTTATGGCTACGGTTATGGCTATGGCTATGGTTACGGCTATGGCTACGGAGATGATGATAAGGAAGGAAAGAAGAGAAAACGTAAACACAAGAAAACTGATGAAGAGGATACAAATTCTTAATATAATGAAGAAAATCATTTTTAGATAAGATTTTCTCTCTCGTATATAAAACAGGCACAATAGAATATTCTAATGTGCCTGTTTTTTGTAAACCACCGATAAAGTACGTATTGTTGATTCTAAAAAAGAGAGAATAATCTGATATTCGGATGGTTCTTTATGTATTTTAGAGTTTTACCGGACAGAAATAAATATGATAAAGATATTCTCTTTTTTTATCCACTAGTATTTTTTCATGATTACATCTGCTTGTAATCTTTTGCAAGTCCGCCTTCTCCGGTTTCCTTGTATAAGGAAGGTAAGTCATGTCCCGTTTGTTTCATAACTTGTACTACTTTGTCGAAGGATACACGGTGAATACCATCTGTAAAGGATGAATAGATATTGGCGTCCAGAGCTCTGGCAGCAGCGTAGGCATTGCGCTCGATGCATGGAATTTGTACCAGACCACAAACAGGATCACATGTCATGCCCAAGTGATGCTCCAATCCCATCTCGGCTGCATATTCTATTTGTGCCGGACTTCCACCGAAGAGCTGGTTGGCTGCTGCTGAAGCCATGGCACAAGCTACACCAACTTCACCTTGGCAGCCTACTTCTGCTCCGGAGATGGAAGCATTTGTTTTTACTATATTTCCAACTAATCCGGCTGTAGCCAGGGCACGCAGGATTCTTGCGTCACTGAATTCGCGGCTTTCCTGCAAATGATAGAGAACAGCCGGAACTACTCCACACGATCCGCAAGTGGGAGCAGTCACAATTACTCCTCCCGAAGCGTTTTCTTCACTTACTGCCAGTGCGTATGCGAAGACTAATCCGCGGGAACGAAGCGATTGTTTGTATCCGCTTGAACGGATAAAGTAGGTTGCCGCTTTTCTGCGAAGGTTTAATGGTCCGGGCAAAACTCCTTCCTGCTCCAGTCCACGTTTGATAGTTGCTTTCATGGTGTCCCATACT of the uncultured Bacteroides sp. genome contains:
- a CDS encoding L-serine ammonia-lyase; this translates as MKSIKELYRIGNGPSSSHTMGPKKAAELFLVRHPEAASFKVTLYGSLAATGKGHFTDAAIIAVLKPHAQVEIIWQPKIFLPFHPNGMTFEAIGNDGNKIESWTVYSIGGGALAEEDSGEIGGDNREIYQMNTMQEILNWCEVSGKSYWEYVQECEDSDIWEYLAKVWDTMKATIKRGLEQEGVLPGPLNLRRKAATYFIRSSGYKQSLRSRGLVFAYALAVSEENASGGVIVTAPTCGSCGVVPAVLYHLQESREFSDARILRALATAGLVGNIVKTNASISGAEVGCQGEVGVACAMASAAANQLFGGSPAQIEYAAEMGLEHHLGMTCDPVCGLVQIPCIERNAYAAARALDANIYSSFTDGIHRVSFDKVVQVMKQTGHDLPSLYKETGEGGLAKDYKQM
- a CDS encoding polysaccharide biosynthesis tyrosine autokinase, with protein sequence MSEEINKIGTDNQSEEINIQELLFKYLSYWKWFLVSIIVCLAIAFVYLKYTTPVYNVSAAIIIKDDKKGGNGTSELSVFEGMGLLGGENNVDNEIEVLKSKSTIKSVVNALGLHTSYTVKGRISSSELYLNSPIEIKMDPAALDTLPGSIALNTTINADRSMKIDGLVNGEVVNTTLHNLPALLRTSVGDLTVSYRPNTPILNSEIGVHINRPINVAKGYLGRLSVAPTSKTTSVVNISLSETNRKRGEDFLRKLVEVYNLDAMEDKNKVALNTKLFIDDRIAVIDKELGSAEKTVENYKRSQKMTNLETDADLTLQNSNEYEKKLVEAETQLNLVNYLQKHVSNKANKYSLVPSNVGIEDPTLVATISEYNKTVLERERLLRTASENNPSVVAISGKIDALRGSINSAISSVHKGLLITRNDINHQARMYNGQIQKGPTQEREFTEISRQQQIKANLFEMLLQKREENSLSLAASANSAKIIDEPLASDAPVSPKSSIIYLVAFILGIVIPVVIVYISELFQYKIRSRADIDKISRLPFLAEIPNHGEESNIVVKENDNSSIAESFRALRTNLLFMLGADKKVILFTSTQPGEGKTFASLNTAISLALLNKKVLIIGLDIRKPRMAEYLNLNVKNGITNYLSGFEKDLDSLIVPSGVHPNLYALPAGPVPPNPSEQLVKDTLDKAFEQFREQFDFIIVDSAPTGLVSDTLILNRVVDATAYVCRVNSTSKVALKFANEIMDNNKLTNMSLLVNGVDAGRRGYGYGYGYGYGYGYGYGDDDKEGKKRKRKHKKTDEEDTNS